A region from the Armatimonadota bacterium genome encodes:
- a CDS encoding DUF1854 domain-containing protein — MNTDLPITQTGTDLIYLDPSTTRIEPAPAGAVRLHLHDRCYLRVTAVWAFPFTDRRHWIAFRDGEDQPIGMIRDSYDLDKESRATLNAALERRYFIPRIKRVREAREEFGLLTMNVETDRGNVAFTVNNPRENIHWIDAQRILFVDAEENRYEVLNHGELDARSQALLANVI; from the coding sequence GTGAATACAGACCTTCCCATAACCCAGACCGGAACGGACCTGATCTACCTGGATCCGTCCACCACGCGCATCGAACCGGCCCCCGCCGGAGCGGTGCGCCTGCACCTGCACGATCGCTGCTACCTGCGCGTCACCGCCGTGTGGGCGTTCCCGTTTACAGATCGCCGGCACTGGATCGCCTTCCGCGACGGTGAAGACCAGCCGATCGGTATGATCCGGGACAGTTATGACCTCGATAAAGAGTCACGCGCGACACTCAACGCCGCGCTGGAACGCCGGTATTTCATCCCCAGGATCAAACGCGTGCGCGAGGCACGCGAGGAATTCGGGCTGTTGACGATGAACGTGGAGACGGACCGTGGAAACGTTGCTTTCACCGTGAACAACCCGCGTGAGAACATCCACTGGATCGACGCGCAGCGCATCCTCTTTGTTGACGCGGAAGAGAACCGCTACGAGGTGCTGAACCACGGGGAACTCGACGCCCGCAGCCAGGCCCTTCTCGCCAACGTGATTTAG
- a CDS encoding S8 family serine peptidase, with amino-acid sequence MLHVSTAFIRLTGGALLACATVPLPVAAAGILSPDLVAAMAAKPGAKQRVIVQTFNHPKSADGLLPSRLGGRVIAVYSRFNGYVADVSSLSIRGLAARQDVKRISLDLPVAATFRKLPPGGYAGPWDDASRSVGADAVWNAPSGSTGSGVSVAVLDSGVSPNPDIRLSGFVDFVNHRAAPYDDNGHGTHVAGIAAGSGISSGGRTGHFLGGAPDAGVVGVKILDANAAGLTSTVIEGIDWCIANRDAYRIGVINLSLGHQIRESAKTDPLCQACERAVAAGIVVVAAAGNYGAGYGGITCPANDPNVISVGAMKTSGTSFRSDDTLTTYTSRGPTAIDYFAKPDILAPGNRVVSVRAAGSSLDAKFPGNRVAPWVYGGSPALGANYFVLSGTSMAAPVVSAAAALIISQRPGITPNAIKVALMVTAQPMGGFDPVLGANVPRYDAMTQGAGYLNVPGAARVASTLQDVSATGSAVTVPSDWGQTQIQGESVLWGNSVLWGNCFLDAGDYAGFLKIGWDRSVLWGDNYVWDIAGQPIDNAVSSTSVLWGNYPVKKMEATTVLTCGE; translated from the coding sequence ATGCTTCACGTATCTACAGCCTTTATCAGATTGACAGGCGGCGCCCTTCTTGCATGCGCCACCGTACCCCTTCCAGTGGCAGCTGCCGGCATACTGTCTCCGGATCTGGTGGCCGCGATGGCGGCCAAACCCGGCGCGAAGCAGCGCGTTATCGTCCAGACTTTCAACCATCCAAAATCCGCCGACGGACTGCTGCCGTCGCGGCTGGGTGGACGCGTGATCGCGGTTTACAGCCGCTTCAACGGCTACGTGGCGGACGTCTCGTCGCTATCGATACGGGGTCTGGCGGCCAGGCAGGACGTTAAACGTATTTCGCTGGACCTTCCGGTCGCCGCGACTTTCCGCAAGCTCCCCCCCGGCGGCTATGCCGGGCCGTGGGACGACGCCTCGCGTTCGGTTGGGGCCGATGCCGTCTGGAACGCTCCATCCGGTTCCACCGGCTCCGGCGTCTCCGTCGCGGTGCTCGATTCCGGCGTCTCGCCCAACCCTGATATCCGGCTCTCCGGCTTCGTCGATTTCGTCAACCACCGCGCCGCCCCGTACGACGACAACGGGCACGGCACGCACGTTGCCGGCATCGCCGCCGGTTCGGGCATTTCCAGCGGTGGCAGAACCGGGCATTTCCTGGGCGGCGCCCCGGACGCGGGCGTTGTCGGCGTCAAAATCCTGGACGCGAATGCGGCCGGCCTCACCAGCACGGTCATCGAGGGCATCGACTGGTGCATCGCGAACAGGGACGCTTACCGGATCGGGGTGATCAACCTCAGCCTCGGCCACCAGATTCGAGAAAGCGCCAAGACCGATCCGCTGTGCCAGGCGTGTGAGCGCGCCGTGGCCGCCGGAATCGTGGTGGTTGCGGCCGCCGGCAATTACGGCGCCGGCTACGGCGGAATCACCTGCCCGGCCAACGATCCGAACGTGATCTCGGTGGGCGCGATGAAGACTTCCGGCACATCGTTCCGATCCGACGATACACTCACCACCTACACGAGCCGCGGACCCACGGCGATCGATTACTTCGCGAAGCCCGATATCCTGGCGCCCGGCAACCGCGTGGTGTCCGTGCGGGCCGCCGGGTCCTCCCTGGACGCCAAATTCCCCGGCAACCGCGTGGCGCCGTGGGTTTACGGCGGATCGCCCGCGCTGGGCGCCAACTACTTTGTGCTCTCCGGCACGAGCATGGCGGCCCCGGTGGTCTCCGCCGCCGCGGCCCTCATCATCTCGCAGCGCCCAGGCATCACCCCCAACGCCATCAAGGTCGCCTTGATGGTTACGGCGCAGCCCATGGGCGGCTTCGACCCCGTGCTGGGGGCGAACGTCCCGCGATATGACGCGATGACGCAGGGCGCCGGATACCTGAACGTCCCAGGCGCGGCGCGGGTTGCCTCCACGCTTCAGGACGTCTCGGCGACCGGTAGCGCCGTGACGGTCCCCTCCGATTGGGGACAAACCCAAATCCAGGGTGAGAGCGTGCTCTGGGGAAACTCCGTATTGTGGGGCAATTGTTTCCTGGACGCGGGCGACTACGCCGGCTTCCTGAAGATCGGCTGGGACCGCAGCGTTCTGTGGGGCGACAACTACGTCTGGGATATCGCCGGTCAACCGATTGACAACGCCGTATCGTCAACGAGCGTCCTCTGGGGCAACTATCCCGTGAAGAAGATGGAAGCGACGACGGTTCTGACCTGCGGCGAGTGA